GTATTTTTTTTATTTGCCGCAGCTTCTGTTGCTTTCATGTTCGGCGACCACGTTGAGGGCTTTGCTATTGGCATCGTTATTTTTATCAATGCCGCAATAGGGTTTGTAACAGAACTTAAAGGAGCACGCTCCATTGAGGCTCTCCGAAAGCTGGGAAGCGTCAGTTCCAGGGTGCGCAGAAATGGCACCGTATCTGAAATACCTGCCAAAGACCTTGTTCCCGGAGACATTGTTATTCTGGAAGGCGGAGATGTTGTTACCGCAGACTTGCGTATCGTAACTTCGTCAAAATTGCAGGCGGATGAGTCGGTCCTGACCGGCGAATCCCTTCCTGTTGAAAAGTCTCCGGAGGTTCTGCCGGAAAAAATATCTCTTGCTGAAAGGAACAACTTACTTTTCAAGGGCACGGCTTTAACCAGAGGCTCGGGCGAGGCCGTTGTCATTGCAACGGGCATGCAGACCGAACTGGGGAAAATCTCTTCCCTGGTCGAACAAACCCTGGAAGAGGAGACGCCCCTTGAAAAGCGGCTGAACCAGCTTGCCAACTGGCTCATCTGGGTCAGCCTGGGTATTGCTGTTGTTGTGGTGACTTCAGGAATTGTAGCAGGCCGTGATATGGTTCTGATGATCGAGACCGGCATTGCACTTGCAGTTGCCTCGATTCCTGAGGGGTTGCCCATTGTTGCGACAATTGCCTTGGCGCGGGGTGTGTGGAGGATGGCAAAGCGTAACGCGCTCATCAAGGAGTTGGCTGCAGTGGAAACCCTGGGTGCGACAAGTGTCATCTGCACAGACAAAACCGGCACCCTCACAGAAAATCGATTGACCGTGGTTGAGTTTATCCTCGATTCCGGAAAGATCCTCATTGATGCAAATAGTGATGATGCCAAAAACATATTTGTAACAGAGAGCGGCACTTCACTCATGCCCCATGAAAATTCTCCGCTTCAAGATGCCATAGAGGTAAGTGTGTTATGCAACAATGCCTCTCTGTCTGATTCTCGGGAAGAGGATAAGGCAGTGGGTGATCCTTTGGAAATCGCCTTTCTGACCATGGCTGCAAAAGCGGGTTTCACCCAGACCGAGACTGTCGGCAAATACCCGGAAGAAAAAGAGGTCGCCTTTGATTCCGAGATTAAAATGATGGCAACCTACCATAGGACGGATAGCGGTTTCAGGGTTGCTGTTAAGGGTGCGCCGGAGAGTGTGTTGGAGAGTTGTGCTTCGCTGCTGACTGCGGGCGGTGATCAAAAATTGACGGAAGACATCCGCAAAAAATGGATGGCCCATAATGACGCCATGGCTGCAAGGGGCCTCCGTGTTCTGGCTCTGGCCGAAAAGGACACTCAAGACATACATGACGAGCCGTATAAGAATCTCAAGCTGATTGGCCTGGTGGGCTTGATGGACCCGCCCCGTGAAGATGTACGTGAGGCGATTCAACTGTGCCGTGATGCGGGAATACGGGTCATAATGGCCACTGGAGACCAGGTTGTCACTGCCCGGGCAATCGGCAAAGCCGTGGGCCTTGTTCAGGAAGATGATGCCCCCGTGGTCCACGGACTTGATTTTAAGCAAGCAGCAGAGCTCTCGGCAGATGAGAAGAATCATATTACCAGCGTCAACCTTTTTGCACGAGTCAACCCCAGCCAGAAGCTGGATCTTATCGCTTTGCATCGTGAGAAACATGCAATTGTTGCAATGACCGGTGACGGGGTAAACGATGCCCCGGCATTGAAA
This genomic interval from Deltaproteobacteria bacterium contains the following:
- a CDS encoding HAD-IC family P-type ATPase — encoded protein: MGGSRKSEFLAAKSVVHVPEMSWAQSWEDTVKSMEVEVSKGLHAEELRKRRQLFGQNMLREVKPKSSFSILINQFRNLIVFFLFAAASVAFMFGDHVEGFAIGIVIFINAAIGFVTELKGARSIEALRKLGSVSSRVRRNGTVSEIPAKDLVPGDIVILEGGDVVTADLRIVTSSKLQADESVLTGESLPVEKSPEVLPEKISLAERNNLLFKGTALTRGSGEAVVIATGMQTELGKISSLVEQTLEEETPLEKRLNQLANWLIWVSLGIAVVVVTSGIVAGRDMVLMIETGIALAVASIPEGLPIVATIALARGVWRMAKRNALIKELAAVETLGATSVICTDKTGTLTENRLTVVEFILDSGKILIDANSDDAKNIFVTESGTSLMPHENSPLQDAIEVSVLCNNASLSDSREEDKAVGDPLEIAFLTMAAKAGFTQTETVGKYPEEKEVAFDSEIKMMATYHRTDSGFRVAVKGAPESVLESCASLLTAGGDQKLTEDIRKKWMAHNDAMAARGLRVLALAEKDTQDIHDEPYKNLKLIGLVGLMDPPREDVREAIQLCRDAGIRVIMATGDQVVTARAIGKAVGLVQEDDAPVVHGLDFKQAAELSADEKNHITSVNLFARVNPSQKLDLIALHREKHAIVAMTGDGVNDAPALK